A stretch of the Halomicroarcula saliterrae genome encodes the following:
- a CDS encoding SHOCT domain-containing protein, whose amino-acid sequence MTQHTTQIGRTAYRLTLSVAFGLVVTTGTAAAHRGGGYGGGMMGGSTMGGSWGLLGGAMGLGGLLWMGLLVALTLYLVWMVWGRGDDEGGERSMVVLRERYARGDLSDEEFERRREQLERSL is encoded by the coding sequence ATGACCCAACACACCACGCAGATTGGACGTACCGCTTATCGACTCACGTTATCCGTCGCCTTTGGGCTGGTCGTGACGACTGGCACCGCTGCTGCCCACAGGGGCGGGGGCTACGGAGGTGGCATGATGGGGGGATCAACGATGGGGGGTAGCTGGGGACTTCTCGGCGGAGCGATGGGGCTTGGGGGACTCCTCTGGATGGGGCTGCTGGTCGCACTCACGCTGTACCTCGTCTGGATGGTCTGGGGTCGGGGAGACGACGAAGGCGGCGAGCGCTCGATGGTGGTCCTCCGCGAACGTTACGCGCGTGGTGATCTCTCAGATGAAGAGTTTGAGCGGAGGCGGGAACAGTTAGAGCGGTCCCTCTGA